Proteins from one Rickettsiales bacterium genomic window:
- a CDS encoding glycosyltransferase family 87 protein: protein MPYPRSIFCCIVLLSLVFTAGRSGFDINTVADIIGTDSYLRFLTLDKLLQGANWYDHLIERTNWPHGLKHHWTRPVDLLMLPFASIMPMLKASIIYQFTLLLAFTWAMALTTVRLGGTLQNLVLPCILLAIYCNPYILSYFAPGRVDHHALLATLCIWVLYNLLTERIRTAGILAGLGVWVSIEFFAPLFFASLWLGVCWLQHPEHYHKVPRRFFTLMLCSMALGILMERPALQFTSVIIDSLSWPHFVMITLTCIAATLLSLQAAWQCSLLWRGIKAGLLAVAIFLLTFLGFPELLELSLVTMTDPLLVEHFGNNIGELKSPIEAGYNISPFIPLLLALPLAFMRMRKEHWPLAPLSLIFMTIGMHVLFFDALRWAYYAVPSALLLLAYGLSDTKWEDRRIGRMLIIFAVIILPLALITAKGTEEKKRRAHPCNTEMTALIRDNLLGDKPLTLAINANRGYEVLFFTPHRILSANNHRNVDGLGDLLRIFYSNNPALAKEIIRKRKIDRVIACPNYIRKNSYLNNAHSWLSPHPLGEAIQTIKVWDVKFPE, encoded by the coding sequence GTGCCTTATCCACGTAGCATCTTTTGTTGTATCGTCCTTCTCAGCCTTGTCTTTACCGCTGGCCGTAGCGGGTTTGATATTAATACTGTCGCCGATATTATTGGCACGGATAGTTACCTTCGTTTTCTAACGCTCGATAAGCTGCTGCAAGGGGCTAACTGGTATGACCACCTGATTGAACGTACCAATTGGCCCCATGGGTTAAAGCATCATTGGACGCGCCCAGTTGACCTCCTCATGTTACCTTTCGCGAGTATCATGCCGATGCTCAAAGCCAGTATTATCTATCAATTCACCTTGCTTCTAGCCTTCACATGGGCAATGGCGCTCACCACTGTAAGACTCGGCGGAACATTGCAAAACCTTGTACTGCCTTGCATTTTGCTCGCCATTTATTGCAACCCTTACATCCTCTCCTATTTCGCGCCTGGGCGCGTCGACCATCATGCGCTGCTCGCCACCTTATGCATCTGGGTACTTTATAACCTGCTGACGGAGCGTATTCGAACGGCGGGCATATTGGCAGGCCTTGGAGTCTGGGTAAGCATCGAGTTCTTCGCTCCCCTCTTCTTTGCCAGCCTATGGCTGGGAGTATGCTGGTTACAACACCCAGAGCACTATCACAAAGTTCCACGACGTTTCTTTACCCTGATGCTATGCAGCATGGCGCTTGGAATTTTAATGGAACGCCCCGCTCTCCAATTCACGAGCGTTATTATTGACAGCCTCTCATGGCCCCATTTCGTCATGATTACACTCACCTGCATTGCTGCAACCTTACTTTCACTGCAAGCAGCATGGCAATGTAGCTTACTCTGGCGCGGCATTAAGGCAGGCCTTCTCGCTGTCGCAATCTTCTTGCTCACCTTCCTTGGCTTCCCTGAATTGCTAGAACTCAGCCTTGTCACCATGACCGACCCGCTCTTGGTTGAACATTTTGGCAATAATATTGGTGAACTCAAATCTCCTATCGAAGCGGGGTATAACATCTCGCCTTTTATTCCCTTACTGCTCGCATTGCCGCTCGCTTTCATGCGTATGAGAAAAGAGCATTGGCCCTTAGCACCTCTCTCACTTATCTTCATGACTATCGGAATGCATGTGCTATTTTTCGATGCACTTCGTTGGGCCTATTACGCTGTCCCGTCCGCATTACTGCTCCTCGCTTATGGCTTAAGTGACACAAAATGGGAAGACCGGCGCATTGGCCGAATGCTAATTATTTTCGCGGTTATCATTCTTCCACTCGCCCTAATCACCGCCAAAGGCACAGAAGAAAAAAAACGCCGCGCACACCCTTGCAATACAGAAATGACCGCCCTCATCCGGGATAATTTACTCGGAGATAAACCACTCACTCTGGCCATTAATGCAAATCGTGGTTACGAGGTTTTATTCTTCACCCCTCACCGGATTCTATCAGCAAATAATCATCGTAATGTAGATGGGTTGGGTGATTTACTCCGTATTTTTTATAGCAACAATCCAGCACTCGCCAAAGAAATTATCCGAAAACGTAAGATTGATAGGGTCATCGCCTGCCCGAATTACATCCGCAAGAATAGCTACCTGAATAACGCACATTCATGGCTCTCCCCTCACCCGCTAGGCGAGGCGATACAAACCATCAAAGTCTGGGATGTTAAATTCCCGGAATAA